The Cyprinus carpio isolate SPL01 chromosome A9, ASM1834038v1, whole genome shotgun sequence genome window below encodes:
- the LOC109090685 gene encoding tubulin alpha chain-like translates to MRECISVHVGQAGAQIGNSCWELYCLEHGIQPDGQMPSDKTIGGGDDSFNTFFSETASGKHVPRAIFVDLEPTVIDEVRTGTYRQLFHPEQLITGKEDAANNYARGHYTIGKEIIDSVLDRIRKLCDQCTGLQGFLVFHSFGGGTGSGFTSLLMERLSVDYGKKSKLEFAIYPAPQVSTAVVEPYNSILTTHTTLEHSDCAFMVDNEAIYDICRKNLDIERPTYTNLNRLIGQIVSSITASLRFDGALNVDLTEFQTNLVPYPRIHFPLATYAPVISAEKAYHEQLSVADITNACFEPSNQMVKCDPRHGKYMACCLLYRGDVVPKDVNSAIAAIKTKPTIQFVDWCPTGFKVGINYQPPTVVPGGDLAKVQRAVCMLTNTTAIAEAWARLDHKFDLMYAKRAFVHWYVGEGMEEGEFSEAREDMAALEKDYEEVGTDSIGDDEDEGEEY, encoded by the exons ATG CGTGAGTGCATTTCCGTCCATGTTGGCCAAGCTGGAGCACAGATTGGTAATTCATGCTGGGAGCTTTACTGTCTGGAGCATGGTATCCAGCCGGATGGACAGATGCCCAGTGATAAAACAATAGGAGGAGGAGATGATTCATTCAACACCTTCTTCAGTGAGACGGCTTCAGGGAAACATGTTCCACGTGCCATCTTTGTTGATCTGGAACCCACTGTGATTG ATGAAGTACGGACCGGCACCTACCGCCAGCTCTTTCACCCAGAACAACTCATCACTGGAAAAGAAGACGCTGCCAATAACTATGCCAGGGGACACTACACCATTGGCAAGGAGATCATTGATTCAGTTCTGGACCGTATTCGCAAACTG TGTGATCAATGCACTGGCCTCCAAGGTTTCCTGGTGTTCCACAGCTTTGGTGGAGGTACTGGCTCTGGCTTCACCTCTCTGCTGATGGAGCGCCTCTCTGTCGACTACGGCAAGAAGTCCAAGCTTGAGTTTGCCATCTATCCTGCTCCTCAAGTGTCCACAGCAGTGGTGGAGCCCTATAACTCCATCCTGACCACCCACACCACCCTGGAGCACTCTGACTGTGCCTTCATGGTGGACAATGAAGCCATCTATGACATCTGCCGTAAAAACCTGGACATCGAGCGTCCGACGTACACCAACCTCAACAGGCTCATCGGGCAGATCGTGTCCTCCATCACGGCCTCGCTGAGATTTGACGGAGCTCTGAATGTGGATCTCACCGAGTTCCAAACCAACTTGGTGCCCTACCCACGCATTCATTTCCCTCTGGCTACTTACGCTCCTGTGATCTCTGCTGAAAAGGCGTATCATGAGCAGCTATCTGTGGCTGACATAACCAACGCCTGCTTTGAGCCGTCTAATCAGATGGTGAAGTGTGATCCTCGTCATGGTAAATACATGGCCTGCTGCCTTCTGTATCGTGGAGACGTGGTGCCCAAAGATGTCAACTCTGCCATCGCTGCCATTAAGACCAAACCCACCATCCAGTTTGTGGACTGGTGTCCCACTGGATTCAAAGTAGGTATCAACTATCAGCCTCCAACCGTGGTTCCTGGCGGAGATCTGGCCAAAGTTCAGAGAGCCGTCTGCATGCTGACCAACACTACAGCCATCGCTGAGGCCTGGGCTCGTCTGGACCACAAGTTTGACCTGATGTATGCCAAGAGAGCTTTTGTGCACTGGTATGTGGGTGAAGGAATGGAGGAAGGAGAGTTCTCAGAGGCCAGAGAAGATATGGCAGCTCTGGAGAAGGATTACGAAGAAGTCGGCACTGACAGCATCGGAGATGATGAGGACG AGGGAGAAGAATATTAA
- the LOC109090684 gene encoding tubulin alpha chain-like, producing the protein MRECISMHVGQAGAQMGNACWELYCLEHGIQPDGQMPSDKTIGGGDDSFNTFFSETGAGKHVPRAIFVDLEPTVIDEVRTGTYRQLFHPEQLITGKEDAANNYARGHYTIGKEIIDLVLDRTRKLADQCTGLQGFLIFHSFGGGTGSGFTSLLMERLSVDYGKKSKLEFAIYPAPQVSTAVVEPYNSILTTHTTLEHSDCAFMVDNEAIYDICRKNLDIERPTYTNLNRLIGQIVSSITASLRFDGALNVDLTEFQTNLVPYPRIHFPLATYAPVISAEKAYHEQLSVADITNACFEPSNQMVKCDPRHGKYMACCLLYRGDVVPKDVNSAIAAIKTKRTIQFVDWCPTGFKVGINYQPPTVVPGGDLAKVQRAVCMLSNTTAIAEAWARLDHKFDLMYAKRAFVHWYVGEGMEEGEFSEAREDMAALEKDYEEVGTDSIGDDEEEGEEY; encoded by the exons ATG CGTGAGTGTATTTCTATGCATGTTGGCCAAGCTGGGGCCCAAATGggaaatgcatgctgggaactttaCTGTCTGGAGCATGGTATCCAGCCAGATGGACAGATGCCCAGTGATAAGACAATAGGAGGAGGAGACGATTCTTTCAACACCTTCTTCAGTGAGACTGGAGCAGGGAAACATGTTCCACGTGCCATCTTTGTTGATCTGGAACCCACTGTGATTG ATGAGGTGCGCACAGGCACATATCGCCAGCTGTTTCATCCTGAGCAACTAATTACTGGCAAAGAAGATGCTGCCAATAACTATGCCCGTGGTCATTACACCATTGGTAAAGAGATCATTGACCTAGTGCTGGACAGGACCCGTAAACTG GCTGACCAGTGCACTGGCCTTCAAGGATTTCTCATCTTCCACAGCTTTGGTGGAGGTACTGGCTCTGGCTTCACCTCTCTGCTGATGGAGCGCCTCTCTGTTGACTACGGCAAGAAGTCCAAGCTCGAGTTTGCCATCTATCCTGCTCCTCAAGTGTCCACAGCGGTGGTGGAGCCCTACAACTCCATCCTGACCACCCACACCACACTGGAGCACTCTGACTGTGCCTTCATGGTGGACAATGAAGCCATCTATGACATCTGCCGTAAAAACCTGGACATCGAGCGTCCGACGTACACTAACCTCAACAGGCTCATCGGGCAGATCGTGTCCTCCATCACAGCCTCTCTGAGATTTGACGGAGCTCTGAATGTGGATCTCACCGAGTTCCAAACCAACTTGGTGCCCTACCCACGCATTCATTTCCCTCTAGCTACATACGCTCCTGTGATCTCTGCTGAAAAGGCGTATCATGAGCAGCTATCTGTGGCTGACATAACCAACGCCTGCTTTGAGCCGTCTAATCAGATGGTGAAGTGTGATCCTCGTCATGGTAAATACATGGCCTGCTGTCTTCTGTATCGTGGAGATGTGGTGCCCAAAGACGTCAACTCTGCCATTGCTGCCATTAAGACCAAACGTACCATCCAGTTTGTTGACTGGTGTCCCACTGGATTCAAAGTAGGTATCAACTATCAGCCTCCAACCGTGGTTCCTGGTGGAGATCTGGCCAAAGTTCAGAGAGCCGTCTGCATGCTGAGCAACACTACAGCCATCGCTGAGGCCTGGGCTCGTCTGGACCACAAATTTGACCTGATGTACGCCAAGAGAGCTTTTGTGCACTGGTATGTGGGTGAAGGAATGGAGGAAGGAGAGTTCTCAGAGGCCAGAGAAGATATGGCAGCTCTGGAGAAGGATTATGAAGAAGTGGGCACTGACAGCATCGGAGATGATGAGGAAGAGGGAGAAGAATATTAA